The following are encoded in a window of Streptomyces sp. Go-475 genomic DNA:
- a CDS encoding glycoside hydrolase family 43 protein — protein MTPHPAAPSRRTLLRALAALPASALLLGEAPGLLGSALAAAPPNGSATRYTIVPFLNSDDGTVNVYQSDDATDFRLLRASAYTPPTGRIRDASVIRHTDGYYYVTYTTRTWQDTSTTIGFARSSDRVNWTFLYDYTVPLANLSRAWAPEWFVDSDGSVSIIVSCSTTNDQWIFTPYLLRATNSALTAWSSPVPLSGIGANHIDTFIVKIGSTYHAFPKNETTKYIEYATASNLTGPYTIRRTGDWAGWGSYREGPALVRLDNGGWRMFFDGYGDGNYYYSDSYDTFATWSAPAALPGISGTARHFTVVKETVAGGPSLAKNVTRSFRSANYSTRYWQQQSSLLNLPVVSGSSTTAEKQAATFTVVAGLADGSGYSFRDTAGNYLRHWDFRARFDPNDGTSTLAKDATFVLRAGAASGSVRFESYNYPGYYLRHYSYQLRVERSNGTDLFRQDSSFVPVAAWA, from the coding sequence GGACTGCTCGGCAGCGCCCTGGCCGCCGCGCCCCCGAACGGCTCCGCCACCCGCTACACCATCGTCCCGTTCCTCAACAGCGACGACGGCACGGTCAACGTCTACCAGTCGGACGACGCCACCGACTTCCGGCTGCTGCGCGCCTCCGCGTACACACCGCCGACCGGCCGGATCCGTGACGCGAGCGTCATCAGACACACCGACGGCTACTACTACGTCACCTACACCACGCGCACCTGGCAGGACACCAGCACGACCATCGGCTTCGCCCGCAGCTCCGACCGCGTCAACTGGACGTTCCTCTACGACTACACCGTCCCCCTGGCCAACCTGTCCCGCGCCTGGGCGCCCGAGTGGTTCGTCGACAGCGACGGCAGCGTCAGCATCATCGTGTCCTGCTCCACCACGAACGACCAGTGGATCTTCACGCCGTACCTGCTGCGGGCCACGAACTCGGCGCTCACGGCGTGGAGTTCACCGGTGCCGCTCTCCGGCATCGGCGCCAACCACATCGACACGTTCATCGTGAAGATCGGCTCGACGTACCACGCGTTCCCGAAGAACGAGACGACGAAGTACATCGAGTACGCCACCGCCTCGAACCTGACCGGCCCGTACACCATCCGCCGGACGGGCGACTGGGCGGGCTGGGGCAGCTACCGCGAGGGCCCGGCGCTGGTCCGGCTCGACAACGGCGGCTGGCGGATGTTCTTCGACGGCTACGGCGACGGGAACTACTACTACAGCGACAGCTACGACACCTTCGCCACCTGGTCGGCGCCGGCCGCGCTGCCCGGGATCTCCGGCACCGCACGGCACTTCACGGTGGTCAAGGAGACGGTCGCGGGCGGCCCGAGCCTGGCGAAGAACGTCACGCGCTCCTTCCGGTCGGCCAACTACTCCACCCGCTACTGGCAGCAGCAGTCCTCACTGCTCAACCTGCCCGTGGTGAGCGGCTCCAGCACCACCGCCGAGAAGCAGGCCGCCACCTTCACGGTCGTCGCCGGCCTGGCCGACGGCAGCGGCTACTCCTTCCGCGACACGGCCGGCAACTACCTGCGGCACTGGGACTTCCGCGCCCGCTTCGATCCGAACGACGGCACGAGCACGCTCGCCAAGGACGCCACGTTCGTCCTGAGGGCCGGCGCGGCGTCGGGCTCCGTCCGCTTCGAGTCGTACAACTACCCGGGGTACTACCTGCGCCACTACTCCTACCAGCTCCGCGTCGAGCGCTCGAACGGAACGGACCTGTTCCGCCAGGACAGCTCGTTCGTGCCGGTGGCTGCCTGGGCCTGA
- a CDS encoding DUF4333 domain-containing protein — protein MQRSTFFVGAVGGATAVVALGGLGTHLLSGTESTSRLDEHSTASVDGHKALAANIVAGRTESKYHPLPWVGDKLSGVSCPTGLKAVAGATLTCTGKRSDGKTVEIPVRVTRAGAKSVTWTFER, from the coding sequence ATGCAGCGCAGCACGTTCTTCGTCGGTGCCGTCGGCGGCGCGACCGCCGTCGTCGCACTGGGCGGTCTCGGCACCCATCTCCTCTCGGGCACCGAGTCGACCAGCCGCCTCGACGAGCACAGCACGGCGTCGGTGGACGGCCACAAGGCGCTCGCCGCGAACATCGTCGCCGGCCGCACCGAGAGCAAGTACCACCCGCTGCCCTGGGTCGGCGACAAGCTCTCCGGCGTCTCCTGCCCGACCGGTCTCAAGGCCGTGGCCGGAGCCACCCTCACCTGCACCGGCAAGAGAAGCGACGGCAAGACCGTCGAGATCCCCGTCCGCGTGACCAGGGCCGGCGCCAAGAGCGTCACTTGGACGTTCGAGCGCTGA
- a CDS encoding MDR family MFS transporter: MTFSDTRDQGAAGDMPPRLSHRQITTVMSGLVLGMFLGALDQTVVSSALRTIADDLHGLTAQAWVTTAYLITATIATPLYGKLSDIHGRRPVYLAAIALFTVGSLLCGCATSIYELAAFRAVQGLGGGGLMSLAMTIVADITTPRERGRYQGYFMAVFGGASIVGPLVGGAFADRAELLGIAGWRWIFLINVPLAAAAAVAITRVLRFPHRRVRHRLDYAGALALAVGLVPLLTVAEQGRVWGWDSPRALVMYAVGGAGLAVFVLVERRSGDAALLPPRLFRVRTFRLGVGLHFVVGIGMFGAMTTLPLYLQLVRGMSPIAAGLATLPTVAANLAVTLLTGRMIARTGRFKVHLVAGVGSFTAAMLVFATLRVDSPLWHPALGMVLMGSGLGASMQTLTTLAQCEVPRTDMGAATASVNFFRSNGGTVGTAAFLSILFTTAAGRIAERLAEARSDPAYRHLLAEPDNARALSGVLRPGGGVNLEDSAFLHALDPGVALPFLEGYVTSMRLVFLTGAAVSLVAFALAAWRVPDLTLSDE, translated from the coding sequence GTGACCTTCTCCGACACCCGAGATCAGGGCGCGGCCGGGGACATGCCCCCGCGGCTCAGTCACCGGCAGATCACCACCGTCATGTCCGGGCTGGTGCTCGGCATGTTCCTGGGCGCGCTGGACCAGACCGTGGTCTCGTCCGCGCTGCGGACCATCGCCGACGACCTGCACGGCCTGACCGCCCAGGCGTGGGTGACCACCGCGTACCTCATCACCGCCACCATCGCGACGCCGCTGTACGGCAAGCTCTCCGACATCCACGGCCGCAGGCCCGTCTACCTCGCCGCGATCGCGCTGTTCACCGTCGGCTCGCTGCTGTGCGGATGCGCCACGTCGATCTACGAGCTGGCGGCGTTCCGTGCCGTGCAGGGGCTCGGCGGCGGAGGGCTGATGTCGCTGGCGATGACGATCGTCGCCGACATCACCACTCCGCGCGAACGGGGCCGTTATCAGGGGTACTTCATGGCGGTGTTCGGCGGGGCCAGCATCGTCGGCCCGCTCGTGGGCGGTGCCTTCGCGGACCGGGCCGAGCTGCTGGGCATAGCCGGCTGGCGCTGGATCTTCCTGATCAACGTGCCGCTCGCCGCCGCGGCCGCGGTGGCGATCACGCGCGTGCTGCGCTTCCCGCACCGGCGGGTGCGGCACCGGCTCGACTACGCCGGGGCGCTCGCCCTTGCCGTGGGGCTGGTCCCGCTGCTGACGGTCGCCGAGCAGGGCCGCGTCTGGGGGTGGGACTCGCCCCGGGCCCTGGTGATGTACGCGGTCGGCGGGGCAGGGCTCGCCGTGTTCGTCCTGGTGGAGCGCCGGTCCGGTGACGCCGCGCTGCTGCCGCCGCGCCTGTTCCGCGTCCGGACCTTCCGGCTGGGCGTCGGGCTGCACTTCGTCGTCGGCATCGGCATGTTCGGAGCGATGACGACGCTGCCGCTCTACCTCCAGCTGGTCCGTGGCATGAGCCCCATCGCGGCGGGCCTGGCGACCCTGCCCACGGTCGCCGCGAACCTCGCGGTGACGCTGCTGACGGGCCGGATGATCGCCCGGACCGGCCGGTTCAAGGTGCATCTCGTCGCCGGTGTCGGCTCGTTCACCGCCGCGATGCTCGTGTTCGCCACGCTGCGTGTGGACAGTCCGCTGTGGCACCCGGCGCTCGGCATGGTCCTGATGGGCTCGGGGCTCGGCGCGTCGATGCAGACGCTCACCACGCTCGCGCAGTGCGAGGTGCCCCGTACGGACATGGGCGCGGCGACGGCGTCCGTCAACTTCTTCCGCTCCAACGGCGGTACGGTCGGCACCGCGGCGTTCCTGTCGATCCTGTTCACCACGGCGGCCGGCCGCATCGCCGAGCGACTGGCCGAGGCCCGCAGCGACCCGGCCTACCGCCACCTCCTGGCCGAGCCCGACAACGCGCGGGCCCTGTCCGGCGTCCTCCGTCCCGGCGGCGGGGTGAACCTGGAGGACTCCGCCTTCCTGCACGCCCTCGACCCGGGCGTGGCGCTGCCGTTCCTGGAGGGCTACGTCACCTCGATGCGCCTCGTGTTCCTCACGGGCGCCGCGGTGTCCCTGGTCGCCTTCGCGCTGGCGGCGTGGCGGGTTCCCGACCTCACGCTCTCCGACGAGTAG
- a CDS encoding glycosyltransferase has product MRVLCTTLGSPSHGRAQLPLLRALAGAGHQVLVVTTEALVPVFRDDDVQVKAALAEFNPLAAAAPYLAELQGSTVDLTEPTEALDRLLMRHVAGPGVKPYLDVLLPLTRDFGPDVILRDGMDMSAVLTAELLGVPQLPTPSGFSNMLDPAEVLPQLNERRAELGLPAGDDPLSIAPHGRVDYVPPAFSFARHLSRAWSYRQTVDVERGGVLPQWAAGLPTDRPLVYAAIGTALPQLRERTADEDTPLPVRLPDPAESLRAILGAAAELDDCTVVVSTSGVPVDTEGLPGHVHVTERVPQPLLLESVDLFVTHGGFNSIREAMRTGTPLAVLPHFGDQPANARRVEELGLGRHITDRSARGIADVCREFLADPGPRARARSAQLAMLALPEIGQAVGDLTGIAG; this is encoded by the coding sequence ATGCGGGTTCTGTGCACCACGCTCGGCAGTCCCTCCCACGGGCGCGCCCAACTGCCCCTGCTGCGCGCCCTGGCCGGGGCCGGGCATCAGGTGCTGGTGGTCACCACCGAGGCGCTCGTCCCCGTGTTCCGTGACGACGACGTACAGGTGAAGGCCGCTTTAGCGGAGTTCAATCCGCTCGCCGCGGCGGCCCCTTACCTCGCCGAGCTCCAGGGCAGCACCGTCGACCTGACGGAGCCGACCGAAGCGCTGGACCGGCTGCTGATGCGCCACGTGGCCGGGCCCGGAGTCAAGCCGTACCTGGACGTCCTGCTCCCCCTCACCCGTGACTTCGGGCCCGACGTGATCCTGCGGGACGGCATGGACATGAGCGCGGTGCTCACCGCCGAACTGCTCGGCGTGCCGCAGTTGCCGACGCCTTCCGGGTTCAGCAACATGCTGGACCCCGCCGAGGTGCTGCCGCAGCTGAACGAGCGGCGCGCGGAGCTGGGACTGCCCGCGGGGGACGACCCGCTGTCCATCGCACCGCACGGCCGGGTCGACTACGTGCCGCCCGCCTTCTCCTTCGCCCGTCACCTGTCCCGGGCGTGGTCCTACCGGCAGACGGTGGACGTCGAGCGCGGTGGGGTGCTGCCCCAGTGGGCGGCCGGACTGCCCACGGACCGGCCGCTGGTGTACGCCGCGATCGGCACCGCACTGCCGCAGCTCCGTGAGCGCACGGCGGACGAGGACACGCCTCTGCCCGTGCGGCTGCCGGACCCCGCCGAGAGCCTGCGCGCGATCCTGGGGGCGGCGGCGGAGCTGGACGACTGCACGGTGGTCGTGTCGACCTCCGGGGTGCCGGTGGACACCGAGGGACTGCCCGGGCACGTCCACGTCACCGAGCGGGTCCCGCAGCCGCTGCTGCTGGAGTCGGTCGACCTGTTCGTCACCCACGGCGGCTTCAACAGCATCCGCGAGGCCATGCGCACCGGCACGCCGCTCGCGGTCCTGCCGCACTTCGGGGACCAGCCCGCCAACGCGCGGCGCGTGGAGGAACTGGGCCTGGGCCGTCACATCACGGACCGGAGCGCGAGGGGCATCGCCGACGTGTGCCGCGAGTTCCTCGCCGACCCCGGGCCCCGGGCTCGGGCCCGCTCGGCCCAGCTGGCGATGCTGGCACTGCCGGAGATCGGGCAGGCGGTCGGCGACCTGACCGGCATCGCCGGCTAG
- a CDS encoding UDP-glucose/GDP-mannose dehydrogenase family protein, with product MPARRVAVIGTGYVGLTTGACLASLGHSVVCADADLHKVERLREARVDILEPGLPETVRDALDAALLDFTGDTAAAVAEAGVVFLCLPTPMGAGGAADLAAVEAVAAQIREVLPPGCVVVNKSTVPVGTSERVATLLGRDDVAVVSNPEFLREGRAVHDFLHPDRIVIGAADRDAARRVADLYAGLDAPLVLTDPASAELTKYAANFFLAMKLSFANNLATVCERFGADIDDVTEGIGRDPRIGSAFLRPGPGWGGSCLPKDTHALLTVCELAGVDFPLLRATIETNVAHQRQLVDRVAASCGSGADGSLHGVRLALYGLTFKAGTSDLRDSPALSVARLLRERGAELTAYDPALREERPDLSDLLDLADDPVRAAEGAAACLVLTEWPELRDLDWAAIAARMAGREVHDFRNLLDADRLARAGLSRHGIGRADTPARVA from the coding sequence GTGCCTGCTCGACGCGTCGCCGTGATCGGAACCGGCTACGTCGGACTGACAACCGGCGCCTGCCTGGCCTCACTCGGGCACTCCGTGGTGTGCGCGGACGCCGACCTGCACAAGGTCGAACGCCTGCGCGAGGCCCGGGTCGACATCCTCGAACCCGGCCTGCCCGAGACCGTCCGGGACGCCCTGGACGCGGCCCTGCTCGACTTCACCGGCGACACCGCGGCCGCCGTCGCCGAGGCCGGGGTCGTGTTCCTGTGCCTGCCCACACCCATGGGAGCGGGCGGCGCGGCCGACCTCGCCGCCGTGGAGGCCGTCGCCGCGCAGATCCGCGAGGTACTGCCGCCCGGCTGTGTCGTCGTCAACAAGTCGACCGTGCCCGTCGGGACGAGCGAGCGCGTCGCCACGCTGCTCGGCCGGGACGACGTGGCCGTGGTCAGCAACCCGGAGTTCCTGCGCGAGGGCCGCGCCGTCCACGACTTCCTGCACCCCGACCGGATCGTCATCGGCGCCGCCGACCGGGACGCCGCCCGGCGCGTCGCCGACCTGTACGCCGGACTGGACGCCCCGCTGGTGCTCACCGACCCGGCGAGCGCCGAACTGACCAAGTACGCGGCGAACTTCTTCCTCGCCATGAAGCTGTCCTTCGCCAACAACCTGGCCACCGTCTGCGAACGCTTCGGCGCCGACATCGACGACGTCACCGAGGGCATCGGCCGGGACCCGCGCATCGGCTCCGCGTTCCTTCGGCCCGGGCCCGGCTGGGGCGGCTCCTGTCTGCCCAAGGACACCCACGCCCTGCTGACCGTGTGCGAACTGGCCGGGGTCGACTTCCCCCTGCTGCGCGCCACCATCGAGACCAACGTCGCCCACCAGCGGCAGCTCGTCGACCGGGTCGCCGCCTCGTGCGGAAGCGGCGCGGACGGCTCGCTGCACGGCGTACGGCTCGCCCTGTACGGCCTGACCTTCAAGGCCGGCACCTCCGATCTGCGCGACTCCCCCGCGCTCTCCGTCGCCCGGCTGCTGCGCGAGCGCGGCGCCGAACTCACGGCGTACGACCCGGCGTTGCGCGAGGAGCGGCCCGACCTGAGCGATCTGCTCGACCTCGCCGACGACCCGGTGCGGGCGGCGGAGGGGGCGGCGGCCTGTCTCGTCCTCACCGAGTGGCCGGAGCTGCGCGACCTCGACTGGGCGGCGATCGCCGCGCGCATGGCCGGCCGGGAGGTCCACGACTTCCGCAACCTGCTGGACGCGGACCGGCTCGCGCGGGCCGGGCTGAGCAGGCACGGCATCGGGCGCGCGGACACACCGGCGCGGGTGGCGTGA
- a CDS encoding TetR/AcrR family transcriptional regulator: MTGVHNGEAAKAAARRPDRKRSASATRTALRAAAAFRFGKYGYEGTSVRDIAGDVGVDAALVYRYFGSKEALFNDVSGTGKMFEPLLDEPVETIPDWFCALLMGPPKEGDFPHPVLSVLRSSGRDEAVARLRADFTDVFSRRLAARLGGPDADLRAELLAAWMLGTSLMLTEIRPPALAAARDTTLERYLRAGIEVLLGPAPAKDDGASGAGDEEGAAGDG, encoded by the coding sequence GTGACCGGAGTACACAACGGCGAGGCGGCGAAGGCGGCGGCCCGCCGGCCCGACCGCAAACGCTCGGCCTCGGCGACGCGTACGGCGCTGCGGGCCGCCGCGGCCTTCCGCTTCGGCAAGTACGGCTACGAGGGCACCAGCGTGCGCGACATCGCGGGCGACGTGGGAGTGGACGCCGCACTCGTCTACCGCTACTTCGGCTCGAAAGAAGCGCTGTTCAACGACGTTTCCGGTACCGGCAAGATGTTCGAGCCGCTGCTGGACGAGCCGGTCGAGACGATCCCCGACTGGTTCTGCGCGCTGCTCATGGGGCCGCCGAAGGAGGGTGACTTCCCGCATCCGGTGCTCTCCGTACTGCGGTCCTCCGGCCGGGACGAGGCGGTGGCGCGGCTGCGCGCGGACTTCACGGACGTGTTCTCCCGCCGGCTGGCCGCCCGCCTCGGCGGCCCCGACGCCGACCTGCGGGCGGAGCTCCTCGCCGCCTGGATGCTCGGCACGAGCCTCATGCTCACCGAGATACGCCCACCCGCCCTGGCCGCGGCGCGGGACACCACGCTGGAGCGGTATCTGCGGGCGGGCATCGAGGTCCTGCTGGGCCCGGCACCGGCGAAGGACGACGGGGCGTCAGGGGCCGGGGACGAGGAAGGCGCCGCCGGCGACGGCTGA
- a CDS encoding ZIP family zinc transporter, with product MAEVVQAGLWGLLAGSALLLGAALGYGLRVPQKVIATVMAFGAGVLLSAVSFELVGEAYEQAGIAPAAIGSLAGAIAYTVGNLWLAGRGARHRKRSGHRSSQSQPSEAEQGGSGTALALGALLDGIPESAVIGVSLLDGGAVSLVTVAAVFLSNVPEGLSSSAGMKRAGRGKAYVFGVWTAIAAASTVSAVLGYAVVGAFSPAVIAAVTAVAAGAILAMIADTMIPEAFQDAHLAIGLITVCGFLVSFALSHT from the coding sequence ATGGCTGAAGTGGTGCAGGCGGGACTGTGGGGACTGCTGGCGGGCTCGGCGCTGCTGCTCGGCGCCGCGCTCGGGTACGGGCTGCGCGTGCCGCAGAAGGTGATCGCCACGGTGATGGCCTTCGGTGCCGGGGTCCTGCTGTCGGCGGTCTCCTTCGAGTTGGTCGGTGAGGCGTACGAACAGGCCGGGATCGCCCCGGCCGCGATCGGCTCGCTCGCCGGCGCGATCGCCTACACCGTGGGCAACCTCTGGCTGGCCGGGCGCGGGGCGCGGCACCGCAAACGCTCCGGCCACCGGTCGTCGCAGTCCCAGCCGTCGGAGGCGGAGCAGGGCGGGTCCGGGACGGCGCTGGCGCTCGGAGCGCTGCTGGACGGCATCCCGGAGTCGGCGGTCATCGGGGTCAGCCTGCTCGACGGCGGGGCGGTCAGCCTGGTGACCGTGGCGGCCGTGTTCCTCAGCAACGTGCCGGAGGGACTGTCCAGTTCGGCGGGCATGAAGCGGGCCGGGCGCGGCAAGGCGTACGTCTTCGGGGTGTGGACGGCGATCGCCGCCGCCAGTACCGTCTCGGCCGTCCTCGGGTACGCCGTCGTCGGGGCGTTCTCCCCCGCTGTGATCGCGGCGGTCACGGCGGTGGCCGCCGGGGCGATCCTCGCCATGATCGCCGACACGATGATCCCCGAGGCGTTCCAGGACGCCCACCTGGCCATCGGGCTGATCACCGTGTGCGGCTTCCTGGTCTCCTTCGCCCTGTCCCACACCTGA
- a CDS encoding IS5 family transposase (programmed frameshift), producing MVGRGELTDAAWERIAPLLPGVDGRGRPWRDHRQVINGVLWRLRTGAPWRDLPERYGPWQTVYERFARWEADGTWARLLEQVHVRDDSVGAVEWTVSVDSTISRAHQHAAGARKKGPAAGDELEDPARPSAGQALGRSRGGLTTKLHLACDGRGLPLAVVITPGNVNDSTVFDMVMDELRVPRTGAGRPRLRPDAVVADKAYSSRAIRQSLRRRGIRAVIPERADQKANRLRRGKAGGRPPAFDRELYKARNVIERCFNRLKQFRAIATRFDKLATRYKAGVHLAALILWLREPNQDPLSDRP from the exons GTGGTGGGTCGAGGTGAGTTGACGGATGCGGCATGGGAGCGGATAGCGCCCCTGCTGCCTGGTGTTGACGGTCGTGGTCGTCCGTGGCGGGATCACCGGCAGGTGATCAACGGGGTGTTGTGGCGGTTGCGGACCGGTGCTCCGTGGCGTGACCTGCCGGAACGCTACGGGCCGTGGCAGACGGTCTATGAACGGTTCGCCCGCTGGGAGGCGGACGGAACCTGGGCTCGCCTGCTCGAACAGGTCCATGTCCGCGACGACTCCGTCGGAGCCGTGGAGTGGACCGTGTCTGTCGACTCCACGATCAGCCGGGCCCATCAGCACGCCGCCGGAGCCCGCAAAAAGGGGC CGGCGGCGGGGGACGAACTGGAAGATCCGGCACGCCCGTCGGCTGGCCAGGCGCTGGGCCGGTCCCGCGGCGGGCTGACCACCAAGCTCCACCTCGCCTGCGACGGCCGGGGCCTGCCCCTGGCTGTCGTCATCACGCCCGGCAACGTCAACGACTCCACCGTCTTCGACATGGTCATGGACGAGCTGAGGGTGCCCCGGACCGGCGCCGGGCGCCCCCGCCTCAGGCCCGATGCGGTCGTCGCGGACAAGGCGTACTCGTCCCGGGCGATCCGCCAGTCCCTGCGACGCAGAGGCATCCGGGCAGTGATCCCGGAGCGGGCGGACCAGAAGGCCAACCGCCTGCGGCGAGGGAAGGCCGGCGGCAGACCGCCGGCCTTCGACCGCGAGCTTTACAAGGCCCGCAACGTGATCGAACGCTGCTTCAACCGCCTCAAGCAGTTCCGCGCGATCGCCACCCGCTTCGACAAACTCGCCACCCGCTACAAGGCCGGAGTCCACCTCGCCGCACTCATCCTCTGGCTCCGCGAACCCAACCAAGATCCTTTGTCAGACAGGCCCTAG
- a CDS encoding ABC transporter permease, which translates to MSPVWYAAGVGVRRGWTELRHTFTTGQDVFGYALWTVLLLVPLFLAGDDRLKGTGISTGAFILPSMLGMTLAFTGMMTTAQLLATEREDGTLLRAKAVPHGMVGHLVGKIVMVSGTALASMALPFAVGVFLVDGVARQGGGALLTLVWALPLGLLATLPAGAVIGSLVDNPRTVGLLMLPVMGLVVISGIYFPLSKLPEWLQTVGQVFPVYWLGLALRSALLPADAVAVEIGASWRHLETAGVLGAWTVAGLLLAPSVLRRMARRESGAAMAERHRKAMQRVG; encoded by the coding sequence ATGAGTCCGGTGTGGTACGCGGCCGGGGTGGGGGTGCGGCGCGGCTGGACGGAGCTCCGGCACACCTTCACCACCGGCCAGGACGTGTTCGGTTACGCGCTCTGGACGGTCCTGCTCCTCGTTCCGCTGTTCCTCGCCGGGGACGACCGGCTGAAGGGGACCGGCATCTCCACCGGCGCGTTCATCCTGCCGAGCATGCTGGGGATGACGCTGGCGTTCACCGGGATGATGACCACGGCGCAACTGCTCGCGACCGAGCGCGAGGACGGCACGCTGCTGCGGGCCAAGGCCGTGCCCCACGGCATGGTCGGCCACCTCGTCGGCAAGATCGTCATGGTGTCGGGTACGGCTCTGGCCTCCATGGCCCTCCCCTTCGCCGTGGGCGTGTTCCTCGTGGACGGGGTCGCCCGGCAGGGCGGCGGCGCGCTGCTGACGCTGGTGTGGGCGCTCCCGCTGGGTCTGCTGGCCACCCTGCCGGCCGGCGCCGTCATCGGCTCGCTCGTCGACAACCCGCGCACGGTCGGGTTGCTGATGCTCCCGGTGATGGGGCTCGTCGTGATCTCCGGGATCTACTTCCCGCTGTCGAAGCTGCCCGAGTGGCTGCAGACCGTCGGGCAGGTCTTCCCCGTGTACTGGCTCGGCCTCGCCCTGCGGTCCGCGCTGCTGCCGGCCGACGCGGTCGCCGTCGAGATCGGCGCGTCCTGGCGGCACCTGGAGACAGCGGGCGTGCTGGGCGCCTGGACGGTCGCCGGGCTGCTCCTCGCCCCGTCCGTCCTGCGCAGGATGGCCCGCCGCGAGTCCGGGGCGGCGATGGCGGAGCGGCACCGGAAGGCGATGCAGCGGGTCGGCTAG